A window of Nymphalis io chromosome 18, ilAglIoxx1.1, whole genome shotgun sequence genomic DNA:
GATTTATTAGCTGAaagaaaatatcttaatttaccTGGAAGACTCAAAGACCTGGTACAtacattctttaaaataaaaaaaatacaaaatatattttttctttttttacaccTCATCTGaaggtattatgtatatttaatgagttaattattattctaattacaATGTTTGATtgttttaactaatttatagcaataaaattgataaatattttattttaaattggtttgttaataaaacattaattaaattaattgacacaaaaatgaaaacaattataaatatattctttatatgaattttacttccctttgattttgaataatttataatttttatttaattcaatcaaaattaatatattatataacaatatttctatAAGCATACATTTATCACAGAGCAAAGTGGGAGTTTGAGctttgtgtattatttattgaacaatGGAAAATTAAGCTTGTCAATTGAAGTACTATTACCATTAAAAGCTAAgtaattttacttctaaagtaATTCTCAAGATATGATGAGAAAATATGAACAATAAATCAGTGCTTACCCATTCTGTAAATTTTgctatgttttctttataacgAAAACTTTCTAAATGTAGGTACTATAACActtatattctaatatatatggATACGGTATTAATGGACGTAGAgctaatattcttaaaatttttCAGGATTTTTTAGTTCTGGATGAAGCAGATCGTCTTCTGGACTTAGGTTTCAGTGCTACTCTCACAACCATATTGCAATACTTGCCCCGGCAACGTCGCACTGGTCTCTTTTCCGCAACACAGACAAAAGAACTCCAAGATCTTGTCAGAGCTGGTCTAAGAAACCCCGTTTTAATTAGCGTTAAAGAAAAATCATCAATCAGTACTCCAATTGcattagaaaattattatgtaatagtgCAGCCGGaggataaatttttatttctacttaACTTTATAAGAAACAGGAAAATTTCGAAAGGTCTTTTCTTTTTACCAACTTGTGCCTGTGTCGATTACTGGGCAGATGTACTTCCAGCACTGCTgcctgatttaaaaatattcttcataCATGGGAAAATGAagttaaaacgaaataaaatactGGAAAAATTTAGAGCCGCTGAGAAAACAATCTTACTGTGTACTGATTTAATGGCGAGGTGATTTACATTGAAAATTTGGTATTTTAtcgttgtaaattaatttttgacaGATTATCTCAATCTACTCGCATcgattttattagaattttttgtTCTTTGATATAGCAGATATATGCAtgcagttaatttttttttgtttaataggtagatttttgcaataataaaaGTGCAATGAGGGACCCTCTAACCTGCTAGGGCCTTTGAATTTTAATCAACCTGCATAGTGTTATTATATATGAGAAAATATGTATGCTGTAGGTTTTTTGTGTCACGACGGAATACATAAGGACTTTTCCGTATGCTAATAAAGTCGCAAACACGATAGTATAATGTTGTATGCATTTTGTACATGGCAATTATTGGTATACGGTATTTTTGTTTCTGAAGCCCAGAAAGTGTGCTGGCACACATTTGGCGTAATAGTTCAATAGTGTAGTGAGAGGCGGGGAACGCTTGCAGAGGGCTAGACATCCCCGAGGTGCAGTGGGTGCTGCAGTGGGAGCCACCTAGCAGCCCGGCGGCGCTTGTGCACCGCGCGGGGCGCACGGCGCGCGGGGGGGCACGAGGCTGCTCGCTGCTGCCTCTGCTGCCGGCAGAGGACGCCTACGTACCTTTTATTCGCGCTAACCAGCGCGTGGAACTCGTGGACTGGAGAAGCTCAACCGACGAAATAAAGATCACGCAGAAGCTAAGAGATAAAGTAGCTATTTCTTTCATAGatgaaaagataaaatttgaattttatttgcttTGTTGGGGGGCACTTATACAGGCATTGGATGgtagtaaatagtaaaatactgtttttataacaaataaaataattaaaaacactcCTAACAATTTCTTGACAAAATCAGTCCGACCGCAACCAGTAAGTTCAACTCGCGTTGCTTTATCTCAATGAGCCTAAATGTTTAATCACCTTAAACTGACTTACTATTTTATGTGATTATTTTAACACCAAATTATGACGTAGTGGTTGAATATTCAGGTATTCGTTACAGTAGTTTAATGAATTCtgatattatcaaattattttaggtCCTTTCTATACTTCACGAACAACAGAAGAGTGACAGAGCGGTTCTAGACAAAGGTCAACGCGCCTTCGTTTCTCATATAAGAGCGTATTCCAAACATGAATGCAACCTTCTTCTACAATTAAAAGAACTACCCCTAGGCCACATTGCCACCAGCTATGGACTATTGAAACTGCCATTGATGCCAGAGATAAAGGAAGAACATAAGAAACAGTTTGTTGGGCCAAAAGATAAGATAGATTACAATAGCATACCGTACAAAGATAAACAGAAAGAAGCAAGTCGATTGCAGAAGTTAGAAGAATACAAAAAGACGGGCATGTGGCCCTctaagaagaaaaagaaaatggTAAATATCGTTTTGTTTCATATAACACAGCAAAtcatatacttattaaaaaaggcAATATTGGGTATTCTATATAGATTGGAATATTGTACCTTTTTTTACGTTTCTATAAGCTTATATTTCGGAGTGTTCCTCAAGTTTAAGCTTTTATAAGCTCCAATGCTTGtcacacaacacacacacacacacaaaactCAAAATTATAGTAATAGAGTGATGAGACAATATTTCTAACGTAAAAAAAGTTTACTGCACgaataagctttatttttataaacaaaccgATAAATACGGTTTTCTCGAAACTGTTTTTGTTATCTATCATCCTATTGCACAAACATTCtagtaaataaatgattatttttataatcataaacattaataatgagTAGTTTAATAGTGTACAATAATTCAATTCCAGTTAAAAACACAGCCATGGGAATTAGCGAAACAAAATAAGCTCGAGAATAAAGAGAAAAGAAAGAAGCGGAAAGAGTTAAAAAAGAAGCACAAAGAAGAAGGCAAAAGTGGCAAAAAGAGGAAAGCAGTAACGCAAGAAGAATTAAACGAACTGGCGGCCGATGTGGCTTTGATCAAGAAGCTTAAAAAGAGGAAAATTACTAAAGAACAATTTGATGAAGCTTTCGacgtagataaataaatattttacgaattaatatgtttttctgTATCGTGAAAAAAACTATCTACTTAGATCTTCTACGTTCATCTCTAATTTAAACttcttttatttgatataagatTCTagctaatgaaattatttaattaagttttaaattaatcgaCAATCgatgttataataattgatttacgTTATATTGATGATACtatgagtcgagatggcctagtggttagaacgcgtgaatgttaaccgatgatcgtgggttcaaacccggacaagcaccactgaattttcatgtgcttaatttgtgtttataattcatctcgtacttgacggtgaagaaaaacatcgtgagggaacctgcatgtctaatttcaatgaaattctgccacatgtgtattctaccaacccgaattggagcagcgtggtggaataagctccttagcccagcagtgggacattaacaggctgttattgtactgtTACTGATGGTactacatactaatattataaatgcaaaattaactctgactgtctgttacgctttcacggatatactactgaaccgattttgatgaaatttggtataaagcaagcttaaACCCTAAGAGGAAATAAGCTACGTACTTTATTATGCCTAACGTTTGCTTTCCCTTCTAATACGTGGGCGAaacctatttataaatatttgaataattttatatatgttcatattagttatttcatgtttgaaatatttataaattcaaagtcTACTGTCAATGTCAATTGCCTCAATTTACACGTTTTTCTGTAAAGTTTTTTATGGAGTCGATCATAcaattaattcttttttcaaataagttttgatgcttatattttatttatttatttaaggaaaaaaacagcatgatacaaaatacgttgacattaaaaatacaatatacagactatagagccaattactgttttccatcGAATTATGCAaacctaataatatttaacagaagtagcaacacacacttttgacaaataaaatgtaaatgtaacaaaataataataagttaaaaaaaaaaacagtataattCGATTAGGCGACACAGCTACGTTGTGGGTGAGTGTGGCTTTGCAGTTACACtgttatttgtgtgtgtgtaagtATTTGAGTGTACGGGTGTATGTATGAGTGTGATtggttaaattgaattttgagcTCTAagaatatcttttttaaataatttaattgaccgattaaaatatatcaatgcgtgagtattttttattatatagtgagAAAACGCGTGATAGTGTAGAGTttgcagtttatttttattataaactgtaatttgtttatttattgtcagtctggtttttttttgtttattacctGTTTCGTTGTAAATACATGTAAGGTGTAGCCAGTATCGAGTGATACTGAGCAATAAACATAGTGACAATACAATTAACTTTGTATATAAAGCAACtttgtttcttatattataaataaataaatctcccCATAATTTCGTTATAAAATCTCCTCTTAACTTCTAAGAATAGTGATCGAGACCAATTAGGGTAAGGAAAATAATACGAGCaatgaaaatagtaaaatagACATTTATTTCTGTTCAACTTTCATAATTGCAACATTTGATCTGAGTATTTATCTAACACAACAAGGCACTTAACACCTACTTATGAATTACAATCGTATTGTCCTTTACGAAGCATTAATAACAGTAATGATTCACTTCATTGACAGAATATAACtcaaacgttttatttatattgtttgaaaatGTCATTATACTTTGATCtgcgacattttttttaaatattgttatagaaaAGAATTACTCTGTCAATGAAAACAGGATTAAAAACTCATGTAAATATTTAGCACGTTTCATTTAGCACCAGTTCGAAAAAACGTTAAGCTTATTAAAACAAGtcaaataacaacaaattatcGAAAGATTTTATTACATAGTGAGACATATACCTCTAATAAATTGAGAAGTAAGAAGTTCCAGTATAGAATCGCTTCTTTAGTTgagaaatattgtaatatataatttgtgatgTTTTAAATGTCAacaactaatttattaattatcataacatcgggatattgaatttattattatttatcaatcatatacattttatctattaaatgtaaacattaaaattttcaaatataatttcgaTATTGTGCgctaatattttactattttcaataatgaccacattttattaaaaacggcTTATATTTACACGACATTTCGTCTGTATGTACGAAAAATAATGGTCATTTTCATTTAGTATAAAAGCGACAGGCCTTATtcgattatatttcaaaataattttgttaactggcaatatttaaatctatcaatttttaaattaatatgaatattttaccaATTTGAGCACtgaataaatgtaatttggcactttatgtttttttcttttttttttatcacaaacGTTTTACATATTGCCATTTatgaacaaaatacattaactaAACGGCATTATACAGTATTGTCGCGAATAACAGTTACAATAAGTACACAATAGCTCATTATTCCTGCGTTTAAATACGCGGTTaggcaaaagaaaaaaaaacataatagtaatataaaacgAAGCTTCACATACaaaatacaagaaataattTACACGAAGTCCTTGAAGGTAAAGCATTTCATACAAACTAATACCATACACTGCCTTGTCATGATCTTAAATATAGAACATCTAAAATTACGCCatcttaaaattagaaaaaaagaatcgtcataataataatactatttatttaaactataatacTTGCTGCCCAGAGTGAGACAGCATAACTTAACCtgtcaaatgtcaatttaaTGTGACGTGACTAGCTGTCAAATACACCGAGTTATGACCGCAAGGGTCACAACGGTCCACGGGATTTTGTGTTAAAAACGTTTGAAATTAAAGGCCACTTCGCTTTATCATAACAATGTGTTTTCTTAATAATCTAATGTGAAAAATATGAATCGCTAAAATTgtcgaaaatataaaaagttacaagCTAAATTTGAGCCAATGTTGGCCAAATACGCAAgcagtatatatatagataattaaccTTTTAAATGTGAGGAGGGtagcactataaaaatattttaaatgttagtatGGAGTTAACTAACTAGCACTAATACGATAAATAATGCACTGAgtcagtaattattttaaagcgaTTTTCGAATCTATAAGCACCGTTACTGGACTCCTAACCTAAAGCAGGGAATACACCGCGCGAGATCTTcacatatttgataaaataatcgagaattttatatttaactataatttgctcattattataatttttttttttttaattatgtgaaAATGTCAATTAAACCTCTCGCAGTGCTTCGCGATGGGTGGTTTCGTACTATAATTCTGCATTTAACTCAAATATGGCACAAGATGCCGTGAAAATTAacaaagaaatttttaaaattttttaattttc
This region includes:
- the LOC126775215 gene encoding probable ATP-dependent RNA helicase DDX55 homolog, which gives rise to MVIKEWCKVTPALSPPVLNCIDKQGFKIMTPIQAAVIPLILSCKDVVAEAVTGSGKTLAFVVPMLEMLIKREKETPLRKDFVYAVVISPTRELATQIFRVIEEFQKEPELKHLTLSLLVGGRPIEVDAESMKKGAQIVVCTPGRFQDLLAERKYLNLPGRLKDLDFLVLDEADRLLDLGFSATLTTILQYLPRQRRTGLFSATQTKELQDLVRAGLRNPVLISVKEKSSISTPIALENYYVIVQPEDKFLFLLNFIRNRKISKGLFFLPTCACVDYWADVLPALLPDLKIFFIHGKMKLKRNKILEKFRAAEKTILLCTDLMARGLDIPEVQWVLQWEPPSSPAALVHRAGRTARGGARGCSLLPLLPAEDAYVPFIRANQRVELVDWRSSTDEIKITQKLRDKVLSILHEQQKSDRAVLDKGQRAFVSHIRAYSKHECNLLLQLKELPLGHIATSYGLLKLPLMPEIKEEHKKQFVGPKDKIDYNSIPYKDKQKEASRLQKLEEYKKTGMWPSKKKKKMLKTQPWELAKQNKLENKEKRKKRKELKKKHKEEGKSGKKRKAVTQEELNELAADVALIKKLKKRKITKEQFDEAFDVDK